From the genome of Triticum aestivum cultivar Chinese Spring chromosome 1A, IWGSC CS RefSeq v2.1, whole genome shotgun sequence:
ATTTGCAGGTGCATGATATCACAAAAGAGGTCACAAATCGAAATATAAACAACAATGTGAAGATACTGCAGCATAACGATTGCCTGCCAGGCTACTGCAACTGGTACAGGGTGCAAATAATCCGTAACATAAAAAAATGCTCGCAAACACCTGAATGTGCAGGAAACATAGATATAAGGATGGTATAAAGCATAaagcactactccctccgtccggaaatacttgtcctagaaatggataaaatggatgtatctataactaaaataagtctagatacattcatttctaggacaagtatttctggatggagggagtacatattaagCTCTGGGAAGTGGGAATCAAGGTGGTTATAAACACAGTGCAGAGAAAGCAGCGCGAACCAGTTCTTGTTGATGTATGCCTTGATAGCTTAAAATTGAGGATCTAAGTTCCAATGTTTGCACATTTTCCTCTAATAGTTTGAACCAGCTTGTATTGAATTTAGAAAGTCAGAAAGAACACAGTACAGTACAAGTTATACCATGTTTTGGGGAGTAAAACGGCATAAAACCTCCATTGCGGAGCCAAGTAGTAATCATGTGCTTTATGCTAACATCAAATGGCAAGGAACagaaaggaagaaaataaaataCTGTGGGAATTAAGAAGGCATACTTCTTTGCCACTTTAGCAGCAAGTTTGTTTTGCGCAGCTGAGACACGTAGTTTCCCACTTCCGGCCTGCCCAAGCATGCCATAACCTTCCCCCAAACCGTCACCTGGTGATAACAAGATGTGATCGTGTCAATATTAAGGTGAAgtgaaattaaactaactaacaAAATGTCATTCCAGCAGCCCTGTCAAAAACAACTGACCTAATGAGCTCTCCTCTGGTATGCCAAACTGCATTCGGTTTGCAAGCTTCATCATATCAGTCACCGCATATCTGCAGAACCAAGTTACCAAAATTATGACAAGATACCATACTGTTTATGTGATGAATCAAGTTTCAGCATGGAATGCAAATTAGCAACTAGTTCAAGGGAAAAATAAGCATGAGGTTGTTCAATatgtttatttgcaaaaaaaaaaggttGAGAAAAGTTTACCTTTCTTTCATTTTTCGAAGGCGGCGACCACCTCTCTTCTTTTTAGGCTCGGAATCTGGAACAGGAAGTGGTTTTGGAAGCTTTGCAGGAGGTGGTTCTTGCCACTTCTCGATCTTCTTGCGAATTTCTTCTAACAAGTTGCGGCCAGCTTTTCCAGTTGGATCACCTCTAGTTGAATCAATTCTTGCTGCTAGAGTTGCCTTTGCAGCTATAACCCTGCAAGCACGGGTCCTCAGAGCTGGAGGGGTGCTCTGAAATACTTCGGCTTGTTCAAGATAGCCAACACGAAACTGAGATGTGGCACTAGAAAATCCAGCAAGATTTTTCTTCTTTGCTCCAAGTAGCTGAACATTGCAAGCAGGCATTTTTGCAAGTGCTCCCAAACCACCAGCAATTCCCATCAATTTTGCAGCAACAGCACTGCCAACAATTGCAGATAGGTTTGGTGCGATGTAACCCATTTTACCCTCTACAAAATCAAGcaccttcttctttgcagcatcaAGATTAAGGGCTCTGTCACATGCTTCAATGGTTTTTACCAAATTCTCCTGAGAAAGAGGCTTCCCACTAGTTGTCGATGCTGTCACAGAGACAACCATTATAACTGCAGAAGGCAAGAGCCCTTCCAGATCTACTAGTGTTATATCCACCTCATTTGCAATCTTCTTAACAACACGGGCATAATCAATCGGATGATGAACAAGGGATTCCAGTTCAGGAAACTTCAGCCTATACTTGTCACGGATGAAATTATGTATTATAATGAGCTCATTCTCAATATCTACTGATAAGGCATTGCAATCTACAATAAGCTGGTACTCTGGATCCTCCTCCAGGATGAACCCTTGATTAGACAAATATGTGTCTTTCTCAAGTGCTCCTTCAACTTTCTGCACACACAAAAATGGAACTGTCTATTAATCTATTGTCATGCATGGGGGTTGCAGATTAAGGCTAAAATACAGATGAACAGCGCCGCATGCCCTATATGGACTCAAAATGAATGGACCAAATTTTCCACATGGACCATTTGTGACATTGAGCATGAACTGAGGATTGCTCGGTTTGCTAGCAGCACGAGTGTGCACGCTGTGTCACAGCTGACCTGCATTTGAGGCCTACCTCTGCAGGTGAATCAGGTCGTCTTACTACACTAAGAAAGGTCCCGACGGACTAGTCTCTGGTTGGTCTTTTTGTTTATTATTGTACACTAAACAAACTAAATATCTCCATTTGCTCCCTAAGAACATATAAAGTAATATTCAGGAATCAGACATGAAAGAACAATCAACTGAGTGTGTCCCCAAAATCCATATAATATGTGTTATTTAAGTTTTCTTTTCAAACTAGTAAACACTGTTCTGGTGGAAAACATTGTGCAGCATCTTATAACTGAGTTATTACCCTAACCACACAAATAAGGTTTTACTTTTTGCCAGATAAACATAGATCTGTGCAAGAGAGAAAGGTATAAGGTTAGTGGAGATTCACGAGTTTGATCACATACTTGCATTATGTCAGAATAACGTTGTGTCTTCTGCAGTTTTGAGACGCTGTCAAGATCATCATAATTAAGAGACTCAAGGTCAGGCATATCATCGTCACCATCCTCATCCATACCCACTGCCTCAGCATTGTCTTCTTCCTGAAAAGTTTGACAATAGATTAAGGAATTGCCTACAAATATATCCTTATAAAACATGGTTACGCAGTAGACACAGAAATCAACTCACAGGGTAGGCTTCATTGTCTGAAAGTTCGTCAAGATCAGCCAAGAACGAATCAGCAAGGCTTGCCTGTGAAGTGGCACCATTTAGGAAAAGGCATGAGACCAATGCCAAAATAAATTGCAAATTTATAAGATTGCCTAGCTGCTTAACAGGAGGAGCAATGAACTCACCATTATCTCGTCCCAAGCCTTCCCCTCGACAGGCTAGACCTATAAAAGAAGTTGAAGAAGATGGTTAGCTCAATCACAATAAATATGTAGTGCCCGGATAAGTCTCCCAAAAAGGCAAAAACTACAGATAGGATGTGGATACTGCTAATAAAATACTAATGCACAGACAAACATGGATTAATCTAAAGCTTGTGAGCAAAATTCTGTTGGTAGTTACTAATATACAGCAAGCCTGTCCAAACTCCAAACTGCTGGTATGTTTTTGTTTGTGGTGGTGAAATTTAAGATAACTAGACACTTTGCTTTGGTCATCAATTGATCGGGTCAGTGGCACAAACGTTGAGCCCTTAACGGACAACCCTCGAAACTGTGGGCGGATCTTACAGAATAACCCTAAAACTAATGAAACCCTAAAATTATCAAGCCGAAATCCACCAATTATTCGCCGCAGCAGTGGTGAGACCAACATCGACAACGAAACCCTAGGggggaaggagggagggggagggggaggagatccTTACCGGAGAGAATGCCGGAATACCGGTTGCGCCGGAGAAGGGGGGCCGTGGgggaagctcgtcggcggcggtagGGACTGCGGCGGCGCCGACGGCGTGAGAAAGCTGAGGCGGCGATAGGGACTGCGGCGGCGCCGACGGCGTGAGAAGGCTGAGGCGGCGGTAGGGACTGAGGCCCGTGGGAGAAGCTATGGAGGAAGGGGCCGCCGGGGGCGAGGTCGGGGTCGGCGCTCGCGAGGTCGGGGGCGAGGTCGGGAGATATAGGCGAGGGGAGGGGGCGTgtcgtttttttttccttttgacagacaagaaggaggggtggTGTTGTTTTTTTAGAAGGAATACATCATTccacttttttttttttgaaaaacagctTGAACTTTATTAATTAGAAATAATAGTTACATCGTCTATCAGAAGAGTTACAAGATTTTTCATGGGCTTCTCTATCCAATCCTTAGTCATGCAACATTTTGCTAATCTAGCAAACTCATGAGCTACTTTGTTCGTttctctattacaatgttcaaaactGATTTGTGGAAAATCACAGCCCATAAAAAAACAATCCTCAAAAATTGCCGCCGCTGCTCCCGCAGACTCTCCACCGTTCTTCATTGTGTCAATGACATCCATATTATCAGAATTGGTAATGAGACGATTGCAGCCCATTTTTTGTGCTAACAGTAAACCAAATCTGAGTGCTAACACCTCCGCTGTCAGAGTATCCGCACAGTATTGAATCTTCTAGTTACCACCTACTATGAAATTTCCTCTGTCATCTCTGATAACAGCCCCCGCTGTGCCCCGTAGCTGATCATGATCAAAAGAAGCATCCACATTCAATTTAACAAACCTCATGGGAGGTCTGCGCCATCCTTCATTCTTTCTCTTTGCTTTAGGTGAGTGGGCATTTACATAATTTGCTGTTACAGCCCTAATCCCCATGGAGGTTTGAGACGCCTCTTGAGACTTACCCTCATGGACTAGTTTCCGTCTATTCCACCATAAATACCAAGCAGCTATAACGATTAGTTCCCCTGCATTTCGGGAGCCCAAGATAGGTAATTCATCATCAGGCATAAGGAGTAAGAATTCAAGGACTTCCTCTCCTGCACGGGCAATGATGCAGGCTTTTTTGCCACTTCATACATCCCCAAATATTCTCACACTTCTTTTGCCTTTTGGCAGAGAAATAATACATGCTTCGTGTCCTCTTGCCCATCCAAGCATGTTGGGCATATTGGCTGAGTTTTTATATGTTTGTTGGCCAGTGTAACGCGACACGGTAGAGTCTCGTGGAGCGTCCGCCAAATAAAAATTTTAACCTTCGCCGGACAAGCTAATTTTCAGATCTTACCCGAAATAGGATTGACCTTACTTCTACCCATGCCATCTGAGTATTCCAATTTCCTTCCGTGCTGCTTTTTCCATTCCTCCACATACGCTGATCGTACAGTGTATACACCATTTTTTATATAGCTTCATGCAATAAAGTCCGACATATTGTGCATAGGGATCGGGATCGCTAGGACTTTACGGGCATCCATTGGCCAAAAAGTTTGTCTCACCAAATCTTCATCCCAACAATTCGTGATTGGGTCAATAAGATCAGAAACTTCCGTCAGGAGATTCCCCCTTCTCGGTGTAATAATTTTTCTATCTGCACAATTTGGGATCCATGCATCTCTCCATATGTCAATCTTTTCTCCTGTTCCGACTCTCCATATATAGCCATTCCTGAGTGAAACCACTCTTGCCATAATACTTTGCCACGTAAAAAAGGAGCCATTTTTTAATACCGTGCTCATCAAATCGCCCTTCGGGAAATATTTTGCTCTTACGATTGTTGCACATAACGATTCAGGATTTTCCAAGAGGCGCCATGCTTGTTTCGCTAACAAAGCCTAGTTAAAACAGTGTATATAACGGAAACCCATTCCACCTTGGTCTTTTGGAACACACATCTTCCACCACGCCATCCAGTGCATCCTTTTCTGATTGTCCTCGTCACCCCACCAGAATTGCGACATCGCATTTATGATTCCTTTGCAAATCTTTTTAGGAATTTTGAATACAGACATTGCATATGTTGGGATAGCTTGAACAACAGACTTAAGCAAAATTTCCTTTCCACCAGCCGATAACAACTTTTCTTTCCATCCACTAATCTTCATAATAATACGATCAATTAAGAACTGGAAACAATCGCTTTTATCCATGCCCACATTGGCAGGTAGTCCCAAATATTTATCGTCAAGTGCCTTAGTCATAATATTTAAAATTGTACAGATTTGCACTTTGTCCTCCACTTTTGTATTGGGACTAAAAATATACTGGATTTTTCGACACTTACCATTTGCCCCGAGGCGGCACAGTAAGAGTCCAGAACTGCTCTAAGGGCCTCCGTGTTCGCAACATTTGCTTGCATGAGGATCAAAGAATCATCCGCAAATAATAGATTGGAAACTGAAGGGGCTTCCATGCTAACCTTAACACCGGAACTATTTCCCCTCTCCTCCGCATTTGCTAAAAGGGCAGTCAGGCCCTCCGTACATAACAAGAATAAGTAGGGGGGAGGGGGTACCCCTGCCTTACCCCTCTGGTGGGTTTGAAGTTATCAGTCTCATCTGCATTAAACCGAACCATGTACTCCACAGAGGACACACATTGCATAATCAAGTTCACCCAGTTTTCTTTGAAAGCCAACTTCCCCAAAATTGCTTTTAAGAAAGACCATTCCACTCGGTCGTAAGCTTTGTGCATGTCCAACTTGATAGCACACAGCCCTCCCTCCATGTTCTTTTCTTCTTAATTGCATGGAAACACTCATATGCTACTAAAATATTATCTGTGATCAGTCTCCCAGGAACAAAAGCACTCTGAGTTGGGCTGATAATATCTGACAGAATTAATTTCAAACGCGATGcaatcattttttaaataaccttaTACACCACATTGCGTAAGCTAACATGTCCAAATTGAGTAACCTTTTCCGGGGAGTTAACCTTTGGGATCATGACAATTGCAGTATCATTCCATCCTGCCGGTATTGAACATGTATTCACCGCCTGGAGGACCTCTTTTGTCAGGTCCTCTCCCAACATAGACCAAAATCTCTTATAAAAAATAGCATGTAGACCATCTGGACCCGGCGCTTTTAAATCACCAATGTCAAATGAGGCTTTTCTAACTTCCTTTGCCGTATATGGGGCCATGAGGGCCCTATTCATTTCATCTGTCACTTTTCTTTTGACAAGAGAGAGAACTTTCGGGTCTGGTTGAGAGACTTCTGATGTGAAGAGAGTTGAAAAATACCTTTTGATATAATCCTTCATTTCCGTACCTTGCACCCAGGCTCCGTCATCCCCAAGCAATTTTTAATCTgattccttttcttttttgttgtTGCCGCATTATGAAAAAAAGAAGTGTTGCGATCCCCATGCAATAACCAACTTGCACGACCATGTTGTACCCAGTAAATCTCCTCTTGCTCTAGCAAATTTTCAATGAGGACCAAAATCTCCTTTTGCCGTGCTTGGGAATCCACATTCACAGGACCCCTTCGTATCTTTTCCAACTCTTTTTTGAGCTTTTTATTCTTTGTTTTGGGCCTCTTAAAACCTCACGGTCCCAAATATGCAAATCTGACTGAACCACATGAGTACGATCAGCGAGCTTTGGCCCAATACCCATCATTTTTGCCTTTTCCCATGTTGTACGAACAATTTCACCGCCCGTCTCTTCCTTGAGCCATCGATCTTCAAACTGTTTTACTCGTCCCCTTAGGGCATTAAAAATATTTCCGTCAAAATATTATGTATCCAATACGAGTGGACGATGATCAGAATGAACATGTTCCTCATTAATAATCGCGGCCTGAGGGAATTTGTTTGCCCATTCCACATTGCACACGGCACGGTCAAGTCTCTCTCTAGTATCGCCTCTCCTCCAAGTGAAAGGGTCACCGATACGGCACATATCCTCGAGGCCACACTCTCCTAAACAATTTCGAAAATCTCTCATCATAGCATTTGGTGTCGCATTTCCACCCTCTTTTTCTGGCGATAGTAATATTTCATTAAAATCCCCTAAGATCACCCAGGGGTGATGACCCAGATTATGTAAATTTCGAATATTATCCCATGATAACTTGTGTTCAGTCCAAACCAGATGACCATAAAAATCTGTGAACCGCCAATGTACATCTTCATCATTCATAAAAAGAATATCAATAAAATGAGACGACACATAGTTCGAAACAACTTTATTCAACTTATTATAATACAAGACTAGGTCACCGGCCCGACCATCACTCTCCACTACAATCATCGAATCAAAAGATAAAAAACAACGCACCTCATCGGCTTTACATTTATTCAAGTGCGACTCAGAGAGAAAAATCAAATCAACCTTGGTGCGGTGTTGGAGCTCCAAGAGCTCACGAACTACCGTGGGGGAGAGCATACCACGACAGTTCCATCCTAGGTTCCTCATTTGGCCCGGCGGTCCTCCTCCTCAGAGGCCGCCGATGCGCCATCATCTCCAACTGATTCCCTCCTCTGTTGCACGtaagcctcctcctcctctattTCCTTTGCTACATGTGTGGCTATCCCATCACCACCCCTCATAGTTTCAACTCTACCCATACAAACTCTTTTAGAAGAAACACTCATCTCACCATACAACACATGTTCATAGCTATCCATTTCCCTCTCAAAAGAAAATTTTTGGCCACTCTCTGTTGGTGGTACCCCAAATGGATTACCCCTCTTTTTCCCTATGGTCTCTTTTCGAGCACTCTCAGCTTTCTCATCCCCTCCTTTATTTTTACCTTTCTTCTCCTTTCTCTTTGTGTGGCCCTGCATAGGTTTCTTTTTTGCAGCAAAAGTAAACATTGCAGATTCCTTTGCCGCAGCCGGGCTAGCTAGCCTCGCGGCCACAGCTCCTGTAAGTGCCTCCAGCACACCAGGCGCGAAGACAACCTGATTTTGCATGTTAAGAGAGCCAGCCGCATCAGGTACAACACTAGCTGCACCCCTCGAATGGATCCCCTGGCCCTCCTGACCAGCAGGACATTCTACATGGACAACATTAGTAGCTATGACTTGTGTAGTTTGGGGCGTTCCCAAAAGCAGCCGCACATGGCCCTCTTGGCCTTGGTGCCAAAGGAGTGTAGTAGTGCCCAGGCATGCAGCCTGGTTCTCCTGACCAGGGGCTCCACTTCCCAGGGATAGCAGCGACGCCACAGAGGCTCGGCCCTCCTGGACGAGCTGTAGTGCTCCTGTGGTGGAAGCCCCCCTTGCCGCTAGGTCCTGGCCCTCCTGGCCAAGACCGACGCATACGAGCGGTCCCTCGAGCCAGGTCCACCTGACGTGTAGCCGAGGACGCTGGCAGAGGAGGCACATGACCCCGACCCTCCTGGCCGAGTGAGTGCCTCCCGTGGCCTGGTCCCCCAGTCGGCAAGATCGTCATCTTCGTAGACGACACAGCAACTTTCTCCTTCATAGTGATATCACCTACAGCTTTGGTCACTTTGACCACCATTCCTTAGGTGGCCTTGGATGTGTTGTTGTTCCTGTAGCCTGTGTACAAAAGGGCTCTTCTACTAGATGTTTGGCCCTTCCAGTAGGCCTCTACACCTAGATTTTTTTGCAAAATTTGCTACTCTGCTCTCCTTAGGAATCCTACAAAACCGCTTAGACACATGTCCTACAAGCCCACAACACTCACAATATGACGGTAGTTTTTCATAGCAAACATCATACTAAAGTTCTTCTTTGCTACCTAAGGGAGTAAATTCTACCCTACTCTTGATTGGCTCATGTAGCGGGATTCTCACACGCACACGCAAATACTTCTCTACAACATTCCACTTAACTCTGATGCTCAGCACATTCGCTGGCAACCAGTACAGATACATAGACTGGAGCGTTTTCAGTCCAAATAGACAAAGGCACCAAAGCCCTGTAGGCATGTTGTGTGAGCACATGTGCGACCTTGTTACATTCCCGACGGCGGAAGGTGAATCCAGCATATTCAAAAGAAGCGTGGCATAAACTGCGAGCTTCACGAATTAAAACACCGACCTCCGCAGCATCATACTCCTTGCTTTTCAGCGCATTGACCAGAACTTGGCAATCTGATTCAAAAACAACTCTCTGCACACCCAGATCCACCGCTGCTTCAATTGCCTTGAGGCTAGCCTCAGCTTCCGCATGCAGGGGATCACGGATGTGAGCAAGCTTCCCTGCTGCGGCAGCAATGAAGTCTCTGGCACCATATCTCACGATGAAGCCCCATGCACCCGTGTTTGACTGGCTATCAAAAGTTGTGTCAACGTTCACTTTCACTCAGCCTAGTCTAGGATGTCTCCATTTGTGGTTAACGTTTTCCTGTATATCAGGCTGGTTCTTCACATTCGGACTAAACTCCAGAACATGTTTGCTAATGAAGGAGCTCACCTCGGCCGGAGTTTTTGGTTTGTCACTCGCATTGACCTTGTTTCTCGATGTCCACCAGTCCCAAAGGAGTACTGCCACCCGGAGTTGCTTCTCTGCCGGCAAAGAGCAAATCGCTTGAACCACTCCACGTGCACTTGAGCATTCACATAGTGCCAGTCTCACATCTTCAAGGCACTGCTCTCTCCAAACGGCCTTCACCATCTTACATTTGAGAAATATGTGACCCCCATCCTCGTTAAGGCGGTGGAACATAGGGTAGTGCGTGTCCATGTCAATTTGTTTCCTCTTGATATTCAGTCTAGTGGGCAGACTATTGTGTGCAAGGCGCCAAAGAACCATCTGAACTTTGCCAGGAGCGGGGATTTTCCAAAGG
Proteins encoded in this window:
- the LOC123066691 gene encoding U4/U6 small nuclear ribonucleoprotein Prp31 homolog, translating into MASLADSFLADLDELSDNEAYPEEDNAEAVGMDEDGDDDMPDLESLNYDDLDSVSKLQKTQRYSDIMQKVEGALEKDTYLSNQGFILEEDPEYQLIVDCNALSVDIENELIIIHNFIRDKYRLKFPELESLVHHPIDYARVVKKIANEVDITLVDLEGLLPSAVIMVVSVTASTTSGKPLSQENLVKTIEACDRALNLDAAKKKVLDFVEGKMGYIAPNLSAIVGSAVAAKLMGIAGGLGALAKMPACNVQLLGAKKKNLAGFSSATSQFRVGYLEQAEVFQSTPPALRTRACRVIAAKATLAARIDSTRGDPTGKAGRNLLEEIRKKIEKWQEPPPAKLPKPLPVPDSEPKKKRGGRRLRKMKERYAVTDMMKLANRMQFGIPEESSLGDGLGEGYGMLGQAGSGKLRVSAAQNKLAAKVAKKFKERSYGSGGATSGLTSSLAFTPVQGIELSNPHAHGNHLGSGTQSTYFSETGTFSRINNRP